The following coding sequences lie in one Arthrobacter sp. PGP41 genomic window:
- the rpsA gene encoding 30S ribosomal protein S1: MTITSTEKPGTPVVAINDIGTAEDFLAAVDATIKYFNDGDLVEGTVVKVDRDEVLLDIGYKTEGVIPSRELSIKHDVDPGDVVSVGDQVEALVLTKEDKEGRLILSKKRAQYERAWGDIEKVKEEDGVVTGTVIEVVKGGLILDIGLRGFLPASLVEMRRVRDLAPYIGQQIEAKIIELDKNRNNVVLSRRAWLEQTQSEVRSTFLNKLEKGQVRPGVVSSIVNFGAFVDLGGVDGLVHVSELSWKHIDHPSEVVEVGQEVTVEVLEVDLDRERVSLSLKATQEDPWQTFARTHALGQVVPGKVTKLVPFGAFVRVEDGIEGLVHISELAVRHVELAEQVVSVGDELFVKVIDIDLERRRISLSLKQANEGVDADSTEFDPALYGMAAEYDEEGNYKYPEGFDPESNEWLEGYETQRAAWEQQYADAQTRWEAHKKQVAQHAADDAAAATSGESDSGTTSYSSEPAAESNAGAGTLASDEALAALREKLTGN, encoded by the coding sequence ATGACCATCACCTCCACCGAGAAGCCCGGTACCCCCGTAGTCGCCATTAACGACATCGGTACCGCTGAGGACTTCCTCGCAGCAGTCGACGCGACCATCAAGTACTTCAACGACGGAGACCTCGTCGAAGGTACCGTCGTCAAGGTCGACCGCGATGAAGTCCTGCTCGACATCGGTTACAAGACCGAAGGTGTCATCCCCTCCCGCGAGCTGTCCATCAAGCACGACGTTGATCCCGGAGACGTTGTCTCCGTTGGCGATCAGGTCGAAGCCCTGGTGCTCACCAAGGAAGACAAAGAAGGCCGCCTGATCCTCTCCAAGAAGCGCGCTCAGTACGAGCGTGCCTGGGGCGACATCGAGAAGGTCAAGGAAGAAGACGGTGTTGTCACCGGTACCGTCATCGAGGTCGTCAAGGGTGGTCTTATCCTCGACATCGGCCTGCGCGGCTTCCTGCCCGCATCCCTCGTCGAGATGCGCCGTGTGCGCGACCTGGCTCCGTACATCGGCCAGCAGATCGAAGCCAAGATCATCGAGCTGGACAAGAACCGCAACAACGTTGTGCTGTCCCGCCGTGCATGGCTCGAGCAGACCCAGTCCGAGGTCCGCTCCACGTTCCTCAACAAGCTGGAAAAGGGCCAGGTCCGTCCCGGCGTCGTTTCCTCCATCGTCAACTTCGGTGCCTTCGTGGACCTGGGCGGCGTAGACGGCCTGGTTCACGTTTCCGAGCTGTCCTGGAAGCACATCGACCACCCGTCCGAGGTTGTCGAGGTTGGCCAGGAAGTCACCGTCGAGGTTCTCGAGGTGGACCTGGACCGCGAGCGCGTTTCCCTGTCGCTCAAGGCTACGCAGGAAGACCCGTGGCAGACCTTCGCCCGCACCCACGCCCTCGGCCAGGTTGTTCCGGGTAAGGTCACCAAGCTGGTTCCGTTCGGTGCGTTCGTCCGCGTCGAAGACGGCATCGAAGGCCTGGTCCACATCTCCGAGCTGGCCGTGCGCCACGTGGAGCTGGCCGAGCAGGTTGTTTCCGTTGGGGACGAGCTGTTCGTCAAGGTCATCGACATCGACCTGGAACGCCGCCGCATCTCGCTGTCCCTCAAGCAGGCCAACGAGGGCGTTGACGCCGACAGCACCGAATTCGATCCGGCTCTGTACGGCATGGCCGCAGAGTACGACGAAGAGGGCAACTACAAGTACCCGGAGGGCTTCGATCCCGAGTCCAACGAGTGGCTTGAAGGCTACGAGACCCAGCGCGCCGCCTGGGAGCAGCAGTACGCTGACGCCCAGACCCGCTGGGAAGCACACAAGAAGCAGGTTGCCCAGCACGCTGCCGATGACGCTGCAGCTGCAACGTCCGGTGAGAGCGACTCCGGCACCACCAGCTACTCCTCGGAGCCGGCTGCTGAGTCCAACGCCGGTGCAGGCACGCTTGCATCCGACGAGGCTCTCGCCGCCCTGCGCGAGAAGCTGACCGGCAACTAA
- a CDS encoding GNAT family N-acetyltransferase, with amino-acid sequence MSRLPEVSLVDVDERVLEQLLDLAKRDASPDEVAPPVGGPGWNLERTAWFFSYHRAAAEGLDGKAGEKSWGILAGGALAGSIRLKRVHVGNGPDTAETGIWLGRSFRGCGIGSAALRLLLAEARTAGIAAVTARTLAGNPAAQRILAGAGAILTPDDDGTVRAVVALPTD; translated from the coding sequence ATGTCCCGCTTACCTGAGGTGTCCCTGGTGGATGTCGACGAAAGGGTGCTGGAACAGCTCCTGGACCTCGCCAAGCGGGACGCCTCGCCGGATGAGGTCGCTCCCCCGGTCGGCGGACCGGGCTGGAACCTGGAACGTACAGCCTGGTTCTTCAGTTACCACCGTGCCGCCGCGGAAGGCCTGGATGGGAAGGCGGGAGAGAAGTCCTGGGGGATCCTTGCCGGTGGCGCCCTTGCCGGCTCCATCCGGCTCAAGCGCGTCCACGTCGGCAATGGACCGGACACCGCAGAGACGGGGATCTGGCTCGGCAGGAGCTTTCGGGGCTGCGGCATCGGAAGCGCGGCGCTTCGCCTGCTCCTGGCGGAGGCCCGCACCGCCGGAATCGCTGCGGTGACCGCCCGCACCCTGGCCGGAAACCCCGCCGCCCAGCGAATCCTCGCCGGCGCCGGGGCCATCCTTACGCCCGACGACGACGGAACGGTGCGCGCCGTCGTCGCACTCCCAACTGACTAG
- a CDS encoding IMPACT family protein, with the protein MQEEDSRATGYTTLAAGPDFRHELEIKRSRFITVLRRAGTEESARDLVAGLRREFHDARHHCSAFIIGPDRDIQRSNDDGEPSGTAGLPMLEALAKRETLPGVADLSDVSAVVVRYFGGVLLGAGGLVRAYSESVSSALALAPMVRRSRLRICSAEVAHTAAGRLENDLRAAGFVMAGTSYGPGHTVLRIAVPDEAAAITAAAERLQVLTAGGTVLVPEGTEWVDVPLT; encoded by the coding sequence GTGCAAGAGGAAGACAGCAGGGCCACGGGGTACACCACCTTGGCGGCCGGACCCGATTTCCGCCACGAGCTCGAGATCAAGCGCTCCCGATTCATCACCGTCCTGCGCCGCGCCGGCACCGAAGAATCGGCACGGGACCTGGTGGCAGGCCTCCGCCGCGAGTTCCACGACGCCCGGCATCACTGCTCGGCGTTCATCATTGGCCCGGACCGGGACATCCAGCGTTCCAATGACGACGGCGAGCCCTCTGGCACGGCAGGCCTTCCGATGCTTGAGGCCCTGGCCAAAAGGGAGACACTCCCCGGGGTGGCCGACCTCAGCGACGTCAGTGCCGTCGTCGTGCGTTACTTCGGTGGCGTCCTGCTGGGCGCCGGCGGCCTGGTGCGGGCCTACTCGGAGTCCGTCTCCTCGGCGCTGGCCCTGGCGCCGATGGTGCGCCGCAGCCGGCTGCGGATCTGTTCGGCGGAAGTCGCGCATACGGCGGCAGGCAGGCTGGAGAACGACCTGCGCGCCGCGGGCTTCGTGATGGCTGGAACCAGCTACGGTCCCGGGCACACGGTTCTTCGCATTGCCGTGCCGGACGAGGCCGCCGCCATCACAGCTGCTGCCGAACGCCTCCAGGTCCTGACCGCCGGCGGCACTGTCCTGGTGCCGGAAGGAACGGAGTGGGTGGATGTCCCGCTTACCTGA
- the coaE gene encoding dephospho-CoA kinase: MLKIGLTGGIASGKSVVALRLKERGAVLVDADALAREVVEPGTEGLNRVVAEFGRDVLGADGRLDRPKLGALVFGDPARLSVLNRIVHPLVRSRAAAIAEAAAGDAVVVQDIPLLVETGQGTDFHLVLVVDAPDDVRLQRMLEHRGMTREDALSRMAAQATRDERLAAADVVLDNSGSVQHLLDQVDRLWDGRLVPFARNLAAGKRAPRNCGPVLEPYREEWAKEAARISARLKTAAPGLILAVDHIGSTSVPGLAAKDVIDLQVAVPGLAAADSAAPLLAAAGFPLVPGAGSDTPKPTAPDPGQWQKRFHANADPGRPVNIHVRVAGSPGWRYALMFRDWLMDNPSARTLYARHKADLAGRFAGSAGTRAYAEAKEPWFTDVAWPLMSAWAEETGWAPPSYAP; encoded by the coding sequence ATGCTCAAGATCGGGTTGACGGGCGGCATCGCCTCCGGAAAGTCAGTGGTTGCCTTGCGCCTGAAAGAACGCGGGGCGGTGCTCGTGGATGCTGATGCACTGGCCCGTGAAGTGGTGGAGCCGGGCACCGAAGGCCTGAACCGCGTCGTGGCAGAGTTTGGCCGGGATGTCCTTGGCGCCGACGGCCGGCTTGACCGTCCCAAGCTCGGCGCCCTTGTCTTTGGAGATCCGGCACGGCTCTCAGTGCTGAACCGAATCGTCCACCCCCTGGTCCGGTCGCGGGCGGCGGCTATCGCGGAAGCGGCGGCAGGAGATGCCGTGGTGGTGCAGGACATCCCTCTGCTGGTGGAAACCGGGCAGGGGACCGATTTCCACCTGGTGTTGGTGGTGGACGCGCCGGATGACGTACGGCTGCAGCGGATGCTGGAGCACCGCGGGATGACGCGAGAGGATGCACTGTCGCGGATGGCTGCGCAGGCAACACGGGACGAACGGCTGGCCGCGGCTGACGTCGTCCTGGACAATTCCGGCAGCGTGCAGCACCTGCTGGACCAGGTGGACCGGCTCTGGGACGGCCGGCTGGTGCCCTTCGCCCGCAACCTCGCCGCGGGCAAGCGTGCGCCGAGGAACTGCGGTCCTGTCCTGGAGCCGTATCGGGAGGAATGGGCCAAGGAGGCAGCCAGGATCTCCGCGAGGCTGAAGACCGCGGCCCCCGGGCTCATCCTGGCGGTGGACCACATCGGCTCCACGTCCGTCCCCGGGCTCGCTGCCAAGGACGTCATAGACCTGCAGGTTGCGGTACCCGGCCTGGCCGCTGCAGACAGTGCTGCACCCCTGCTGGCGGCAGCCGGGTTCCCCTTGGTGCCCGGTGCCGGGTCCGATACGCCCAAGCCGACGGCGCCGGATCCCGGGCAGTGGCAGAAACGGTTCCATGCCAACGCGGACCCGGGGCGTCCGGTGAACATCCACGTCCGCGTCGCCGGCTCGCCCGGATGGCGCTATGCGCTGATGTTCCGGGACTGGCTGATGGATAACCCGTCCGCACGCACGCTGTACGCACGGCATAAGGCGGATCTTGCGGGACGCTTTGCCGGCTCGGCGGGCACCAGGGCGTACGCCGAGGCCAAGGAGCCGTGGTTCACGGACGTTGCCTGGCCCCTCATGTCCGCGTGGGCCGAGGAAACCGGGTGGGCGCCGCCGTCGTACGCGCCCTGA
- the uvrB gene encoding excinuclease ABC subunit UvrB has protein sequence MSLAQDINRVVAPFEVISEFKPAGDQPAAIAELTERIKNGEKDVVLLGATGTGKSATTAWLIEQVQRPTLVMVQNKTLAAQLANEFRELLPNNAVEYFVSYYDYYQPEAYVAQTDTFIEKDSSINEEVERLRHSATNALLTRRDVIVVATVSCIYGLGTPEEYIAGMVTLRKGAEMNRDDLLRKFVSMQYARNDMDFHRGTFRVRGDTVEIIPMYEELAIRIEFFGDEIENIQTLHPLTGEVIRDEEEMYVFPASHYVAGPERMSRAIKRIEDELADRLKVLESQNKLVEAQRLRMRTMYDLEMMQQMGFCNGIENYSAHIDGRAPGTAPHCLLDYFPDDFLLVVDESHVTIPQIGAMYEGDMSRKRNLVDFGFRLPSAMDNRPLKWDEFLQRVGQTVYLSATPGKYELGKADGFVQQIIRPTGLIDPEVVVKPTKGQIDDLLGEIKARTDKNERILVTTLTKRMAEDLTDYLLGHGIKVEYLHSDVDTLRRVELLRELRMGRFDVLVGINLLREGLDLPEVSLVSILDADKEGFLRSSTSLIQTIGRAARNVSGQVHMYADRITDSMAQAIDETNRRRAIQVAYNTEHGVDPQPLRKKIADITDQLAKEDADTQELLNNNRLAKGGKRKSAAKGAAQVRKDGLAAAPAEDLVGLIEQLTEQMHGAAAELQFEVAARIRDEVSELKKELRQMQAAGHA, from the coding sequence ATGAGCCTTGCGCAGGATATCAACCGTGTTGTGGCGCCTTTCGAGGTCATCAGCGAATTCAAGCCCGCGGGCGACCAGCCCGCCGCCATCGCCGAACTGACGGAGCGCATCAAGAACGGTGAAAAGGACGTGGTACTGCTAGGTGCCACGGGTACCGGCAAGAGCGCCACCACCGCCTGGCTGATCGAGCAAGTGCAGCGGCCCACCCTGGTGATGGTCCAGAACAAGACCCTGGCGGCGCAGCTGGCCAACGAATTCCGCGAGCTGCTGCCCAACAACGCGGTGGAGTACTTCGTTTCCTACTACGACTACTACCAGCCCGAGGCCTATGTCGCCCAGACTGACACCTTCATCGAGAAGGACTCCTCCATCAACGAGGAAGTGGAGAGGCTCCGCCACTCCGCCACCAACGCCCTGCTGACCCGCCGGGACGTGATCGTCGTCGCCACTGTGTCCTGCATCTACGGCCTGGGCACTCCCGAGGAATACATCGCAGGAATGGTCACGCTCCGCAAGGGGGCGGAGATGAACCGTGACGACCTCCTCCGGAAATTCGTGTCCATGCAGTACGCCCGCAACGACATGGACTTTCATCGGGGTACTTTCCGCGTCCGCGGGGACACTGTGGAGATCATCCCGATGTACGAGGAACTGGCCATCCGGATTGAGTTCTTCGGGGATGAAATTGAGAATATCCAGACGCTCCACCCCCTGACCGGTGAAGTGATCCGCGACGAAGAGGAAATGTACGTCTTCCCCGCCTCGCACTACGTGGCCGGGCCCGAGCGGATGTCCCGGGCCATCAAGCGGATCGAGGATGAGCTTGCCGATCGGCTGAAGGTACTGGAAAGCCAGAACAAGCTGGTGGAAGCGCAGCGGCTCCGGATGCGGACCATGTACGACCTCGAAATGATGCAGCAGATGGGCTTCTGCAATGGCATCGAGAACTACTCGGCGCACATCGACGGCCGCGCTCCGGGAACTGCTCCGCACTGCCTCCTGGACTACTTCCCGGACGACTTCCTCTTGGTGGTGGACGAGTCCCACGTGACTATCCCGCAGATCGGCGCCATGTACGAAGGCGACATGTCCCGCAAACGGAACCTGGTGGACTTCGGCTTCCGCCTGCCCTCGGCAATGGACAACAGGCCGCTGAAATGGGACGAATTCCTGCAACGCGTTGGCCAGACTGTCTACCTCTCCGCCACTCCGGGCAAGTATGAACTAGGCAAGGCCGACGGCTTCGTGCAGCAGATCATCCGCCCCACGGGCCTCATCGATCCCGAGGTGGTGGTCAAGCCCACCAAGGGCCAGATCGACGACCTGCTGGGGGAGATCAAGGCCCGTACGGACAAGAACGAGCGCATCCTGGTCACTACCCTGACCAAGCGGATGGCCGAGGACCTCACGGACTACCTCCTCGGGCATGGCATCAAGGTGGAGTACCTGCACTCCGACGTTGACACCCTGCGGCGCGTGGAGCTGCTGCGCGAACTCCGGATGGGCCGGTTCGACGTCCTGGTGGGCATCAACCTGCTCAGGGAGGGCCTGGACCTTCCCGAGGTGTCCCTTGTCAGCATCCTCGACGCCGACAAGGAAGGCTTCCTGCGGTCGTCCACGTCCCTGATCCAGACGATCGGCCGCGCTGCCCGCAACGTCTCCGGCCAGGTGCACATGTACGCCGACCGCATCACGGACTCCATGGCGCAGGCCATCGACGAGACAAACCGGCGCCGCGCCATCCAGGTTGCCTACAACACCGAACATGGCGTGGATCCGCAGCCGCTGCGGAAGAAGATCGCCGACATCACGGACCAGCTGGCCAAGGAAGACGCCGACACCCAGGAGCTGCTGAACAACAACCGGCTGGCCAAGGGCGGGAAGCGGAAGTCGGCGGCGAAGGGTGCCGCCCAGGTCCGCAAAGACGGCCTGGCCGCGGCGCCGGCCGAGGACCTGGTGGGCCTGATCGAACAGCTGACGGAGCAGATGCACGGCGCTGCCGCCGAACTGCAGTTCGAAGTGGCGGCCAGGATCAGGGACGAGGTCAGCGAGCTGAAGAAGGAACTGCGCCAGATGCAGGCTGCCGGGCACGCCTGA